From one Dermacentor andersoni chromosome 1, qqDerAnde1_hic_scaffold, whole genome shotgun sequence genomic stretch:
- the LOC126548138 gene encoding uncharacterized protein has translation MTREDHSGRRLARAEALARHYGHKHGVFYVDASGPYHGGWYTAAVVHQNTAVNGLTFRAHNITHAEVVAIALAAADQHSRVIITDSRGACRNIEQGHIPYLAYKILQNSDYLGAPSHRTIIWTPAHTGLEGNETADAVARALTFRASPSSPTDPDSEPNPAYTFKEIVQLYQSGHAIYPKPCKGLTKAEERILLRLYTKTLLCPAALKYFDPACTGECPHCGEKSSDIFHMVWACQKTPNLTPLPNPSREAALLGCSDLTAQRALVERARAAADANGLP, from the coding sequence ATGACACGAGAGGACCATAGTGGCAGACGCCTCGCGCGGGCGGAAGCCTTGGCTCGCCACTACGGACACAAACACGGAGTCttctacgtggacgcctccggcccgtaccatgggggttggtacacggccgcagtcgtccaccaaaacacAGCAGTAAACGGACTCACTTTCCGTGCACACAACATTACACACGCGGAGGTGGTTGCCATCGCGCTAGCCGCCGCAGATCAACACTCGCGGGTCATCATCACCGACTCGAGGGGTGCTTGCCGCAATATTGAGCAGGGGCACATACCGTACCTcgcctacaaaattttgcaaaacagCGACTATCTCGGTGCCCCCTCGCACCGTACGATTATCTGGACTCCCGCTCACACGGGCCTCGAAGGAAACGAGACGGCCGATGCCGTCGCCCGCGCGCTCACTTTCCGGgcatcaccttcgtcccccaccgaTCCGGACTCCGAACCCAATCCCGCCTATACTTTCAAAGAGATCGTTCAGCTCTACCAATCTGGCcatgccatctatcccaagccctgtaagggcctcacaaaggcggaggagcgaattctccttcgcctttataccaaaactctgctgtgcccggcagccttaaaatattttgaccccgcttgcacgggggagtgcccgcactgtggggaaaaGTCCTCAGACATTTTTCACATGGTATGGGCATGTCAAAAAACCCCAAATCTAACCCCCCTACCCAACCCTTCCCGGGAggcagccctgctcggctgctctgacctgacggcccaacgggccttggtcgagcgggcCCGGGCGGCGGCCGACGCCAATGGGCTCCCGTAA